In Felis catus isolate Fca126 chromosome A2, F.catus_Fca126_mat1.0, whole genome shotgun sequence, the following proteins share a genomic window:
- the DNASE2 gene encoding deoxyribonuclease-2-alpha, with translation MTTLTSLLLAALLWVPVRTLTCYGDSGQPVDWFVVYKLPAESGPGDAAQSGLRYKYMDKDSGGWRDGAGPINSSAGAVGRSLLPLYRNTSQLAFLLYNDQPPNSSRAQDFSSRGHTKGVLLLDQEGGFWLVHSVPRFPPPAFSAAYSWPPNAQIYGQTLLCVSFPLTEFSKIGRQLTYTYPLVYDHKLDEAFAQQVPSLEKVVNGQHVLQSPWNSSVTLTSKAGDTFQSFAKFGKFGDDLYSGWLAEALGSDLQVQFWQNSHGILPSNCSRAQHVLDVTRIAFPGPAGPTFSATEDHSKWCVTPEGPWACVGDMNRNIREEHRGGGTLCARLPALWKAFQPLVKAWKPCRENRAFFPGSPVAHVRAKAQEPVGT, from the exons GTTCGTCGTCTACAAGCTGCCAGCCGAGAGCGGGCCCGGGGATGCGGCGCAGAGCGGTCTGCGATACAAGTACATGGATAAGGACTCCGGGGGCTGGCGCGATGGCGCGGGGCCCATCAACAGTTCGGCGGGGGCCGTGGGCCGCAGCCTCCTGCCGCTGTACCGGAACACCAGCCAG CTCGCCTTCTTGCTCTACAACGACCAGCCACCTAACTCCAGTAGGGCTCAGGACTTTTCCAGTCGGGGACACACGAAGG GTGTGCTGCTCCTGGACCAAGAAGGGGGCTTCTGGCTGGTCCACAGCGTTCCTCGCTTCCCTCCACCTGCCTTCTCTGCTGCATACAGCTGGCCTCCCAACGCCCAAATCTATGGGCAGACCCTGCTTTGTGTGTCTTTTCCCCTCACCGAATTCTCGAAGATTG GCAGACAGCTGACCTACACCTACCCCCTAGTGTATGACCACAAGCTAGATGAGGCCTTCGCTCAGCAAGTCCCCAGCCTGGAGAAGGTGGTCAATGGCCAGCATGTTCTCCAAAGCCCCTGGAACAGCAGTGTAACACTCACATCCAAGGCAGGGGACACCTTCCAGAGCTTtgccaaatttggaaaatttggaGATG ACCTGTACTCTGGCTGGTTGGCAGAAGCCCTTGGCAGTGACCTGCAGGTCCAATTCTGGCAAAACTCTCATGGCATCCTACCCTCCAACTGCTCCAGGGCCCAGCATGTGCTGGATGTGACTCGGATAGCCTTCCCTGGGCCAGCTGGGCCAACCTTCAGTGCCACAGAAGACCACTCCAAGTGGTGTGTAACCCCAGAGGGGCCCTGGGCCTGTGTGGGTGACATGAATCGGAACATCAGAGAGGAGCACCGGGGTGGGGGCACACTGTGTGCCCGGCTGCCGGCCCTCTGGAAGGCCTTCCAGCCTCTGGTGAAGGCCTGGAAGCCCTGCAGAGAGAACAGAGCCTTCTTTCCAGGAAGCCCAGTAGCGCATGTAAGAGCTAAGGCTCAGGAGCCAGTTGGGACCTGA